The following coding sequences are from one Formosa haliotis window:
- a CDS encoding alanine/glycine:cation symporter family protein, whose product MKLLDHFISEFASFVWGLPLLILLIGGGLYLLIYSRFLPFRFLWHAIQVLRGTYDNPNDPGEISHFQALTTALSATVGMGNIAGVAVAIAIGGPGAVFWMWVSAIIGMATKFFTSALAIMYRGKDSEGKLQGGPMYFITEGLGKTWKPLAVMFSVCGLVGALPIFNVNQLTQAINDILLVPNHVEVSLTSNLIIGLVLVSITSLVILGGLDRISKTASKLVPAMVGLYFVLVLFILAVNIEEVPKYFGMIFSNAFTAQNFKGDTFLGGALGGLILLGIRRAAFSNEAGIGTAPMAHGAAKTAEPIREGLVAMLGPAIDTLLVCTLTALAILVTGVWQTSDANGVSLTATAFGHAMPVLGKYLLLICIFVFSISSLFSYSYYGTKCMSFLFGADKKHLYNYIYIASIILGATTSLSMMINLIDGFFALMAIPTMVSTLIMAPRVMARVKTYFLTLKNNNV is encoded by the coding sequence ATGAAACTATTAGATCATTTTATTTCTGAATTTGCCTCCTTTGTATGGGGATTACCCTTATTAATACTATTAATAGGAGGTGGATTATATCTGTTGATTTATTCAAGATTTCTACCATTTCGCTTCTTATGGCATGCCATTCAAGTTTTACGAGGAACCTACGACAACCCCAACGATCCGGGAGAAATCTCACATTTTCAAGCCCTCACAACAGCGCTTTCAGCTACAGTAGGAATGGGGAATATTGCAGGTGTAGCCGTAGCTATAGCCATTGGCGGACCAGGAGCTGTATTTTGGATGTGGGTGAGTGCCATTATTGGGATGGCCACTAAATTTTTCACCTCGGCATTAGCGATTATGTACCGTGGGAAAGATAGTGAAGGTAAATTACAAGGAGGGCCCATGTATTTTATAACAGAAGGTTTGGGTAAAACCTGGAAACCACTAGCAGTAATGTTTAGTGTTTGCGGTTTGGTTGGTGCTTTACCCATTTTTAATGTAAATCAATTAACACAGGCTATAAACGATATTTTGTTGGTGCCCAACCATGTTGAGGTTAGTTTAACCTCTAACCTTATTATAGGTCTGGTTTTAGTCTCGATTACAAGCCTGGTAATTTTAGGCGGCTTAGATAGAATTAGTAAAACAGCATCAAAATTGGTTCCCGCTATGGTTGGACTATATTTTGTATTGGTTTTGTTTATTCTCGCTGTTAATATAGAAGAAGTGCCTAAATATTTCGGAATGATTTTTTCAAATGCATTTACAGCACAAAATTTTAAAGGCGATACCTTTTTGGGAGGCGCTTTAGGAGGTTTAATTCTATTAGGAATTCGTAGAGCTGCATTTTCTAACGAAGCAGGAATTGGAACGGCCCCTATGGCTCATGGCGCTGCAAAAACAGCCGAGCCTATTCGTGAAGGTTTAGTAGCTATGTTAGGTCCAGCTATAGATACTTTATTAGTTTGTACTCTTACCGCGCTGGCCATTTTAGTTACTGGAGTATGGCAAACCTCTGATGCGAATGGCGTGAGTTTAACGGCAACGGCTTTTGGACATGCCATGCCAGTCTTGGGAAAGTATTTATTGCTGATTTGTATTTTTGTGTTTAGCATATCGTCTCTATTTTCTTATTCTTATTACGGTACAAAATGTATGTCCTTTCTTTTTGGGGCAGACAAAAAACACCTTTATAATTACATCTATATAGCAAGTATTATTTTAGGAGCGACCACTTCCTTAAGTATGATGATAAATTTAATTGACGGTTTTTTCGCGTTAATGGCAATTCCTACCATGGTGTCTACCTTAATTATGGCACCTCGAGTAATGGCACGGGTTAAAACATATTTTTTAACACTAAAGAATAATAACGTATGA